GACTACGCCATCGGCCTGTATGCCAGCACGCTGGTACGCGACGGCGGCACCCTGCAGATCGGCATCGGCACGCTGGCCGATGCGCTCAGCCATGCGCTGGTGCTGCGCCACACCGACAACGCGCGCTACCGCCGCGTGCTGCACGCGCTGGACCCGCAGCTGGCCAGCCACCCGCTGGTGAAGGAGATTGGCGGGCTGGATCCGTTCGAGGTCGGCCTGTACGGCTGCAGCGAAATGCTCAATGAGGGCTTCCGCCGGCTGGTGCAGACCGGGGTGATCAAGCGCAAGGTGCATGACGACCTGGCGCTGATGCAGCGCATCGAGAACGGCAGCACGCTGTCCATCGACCACGCCACTCTGGCCGCCGAGGGAGAATACCTGCACGGCGCGTTCTACCTGGGCTCGCCGGAGTTCTACGAATGGCTGCGCACGCTGCCGGATGACGAATGCCGTGCGATCGGCATGCGCAGGATCAGCGAGATCAACCAGCTGTACGGCGGCAACGAGACGCTGGAACGCCTGCAGCGCCGCCATGCGCGCTTCTTCAATTCCTGCATGATGGCCACCGCGCTGGGCGCAGCGGTGTCGGATGCGCTGGACGATGGACGTGTGGTGTCCGGCGTGGGCGGCCAGTACAACTTCGTGGCGATGGCCCATGCCCTGCCCGAAGCGCGCAGCGTGCTGATGTTCCGCGCCGCGCGTGACGACAAGGGGCGCCGCGAATCCAACGTGCGCTGGAACTACGGGCACACCACCATTCCACGCCACCTGCGCGACATCTACCTCAACGAATACGGCATCGCCGATCTGCGCGGCTTGACCGACGAGGATTGCGTGCAGGCGATGACCGCAATCACCGAGGCGCCGTTCCAGGGCGACCTGCTGCAACAGGCGCAGGCTGCACGCAAGCTGTTGAAGAGCACCCAGCCGGATCCCGAGCGCCTGCAGCGAAACACGCCGCAGGCATTGGCCGCCGCACTGGCACCGTTCCGTGCCGATGGCAGCCTGCCGGACTATCCGCTCGGCAGCGATTTCAACGAGATTGAACAGGTGCTGGTGAAGGCGCTGGGATGGCTGAAGGCCAACACGCAGACCCGTGGCGACAAGCTGCGCACGGTCTGGGCGGCGCTGCGGCAACCGGCCGGCGACGGCGACGCGGTGTACCTGCAGCGCATGGGCCTGCAGGCGCCGAAGGATTTCGCCGAGCGCCTGGACGCGCGCCTGCTGCGCCTGGCGCTGGCGCGTACTGCGTAATCACGCGTACGGTAGCGCCGGGCCATCCCCGGCGAAAAAGCATCAGTGCCAACCAAGGTTGGCACCTACCAGGGCACGGCGGCACGCTATGCTGTGGCGATGAACGATGATTCCCGTTTCCTGCATGATCTGCAGCAGCGCGAGGCTTCAGGCGAAGACCTGCGTTACCTCTGCTTCTGGGGCCACCAGCCGCCGCGCAGCGGAGTTTCTGCGTCCTGTTTCAGCCAGTGGTATGACGCCGGCTTCGAGATCGATGGCGTGCACTACCGCACCGCCGAGCACTACATGATGGCCGGAAAGGCGCGTCTGTTCGGCGCCACCAAGCTGCTTGAGAAGATCGTCGCCAGCACCACGCCGGACAAGGCCAAGGCTTTCGGCCGCCAGATCGAAGGCTTCGATGAAGCGCGCTGGACGCAGGCCCGCTACGACCTGGTGGTGGAAGGCAACAGGGCCAAGTTCGCGCAGAACCCGGAACTTGGGGCGTTCCTGCGTGCGACCGCAGGCTGGGTGCTGGTCGAAGCCAGCCCGGTGGATTTCATCTGGGGCATCGGCCTGGCCAAGGATCACGCCGACGCGCACAACCCGGCGCAGTGGCGCGGATTGAACCTGCTGGGGTTTGCGCTGATGGACGTGCGGGACGCAATGTAACGCTCATCCACGCATGGCGTGGATCTACTGGCACGGCGGCCGATTCGTTTCGCCCCACAGAAAAAGAGAAAGGCCGGCTTGCGCCGGCCTTTCCTTCATCACGCTGCGATGCTGCTTACAGCGCCTTGGCAGCTTCCACCACATGGGCGGTGGTGATGCCGAAGTGCTTGTACAGCTGGTCGGCCGGGGCCGAGGCACCGAAGGTGTCGATACCGATCACGGCACCGTCCAGGCCGACGAACTGGCGCCAGAAACCGGTGACGCCGGCTTCCACGGCCACGCGCTTGCGCACGGCGTTCGGCAGCACCGATTCACGGTAGGCCGCATCCTGGCGCAGGAACACGTCGGTGGACGGCATCGAGACCACGCGGGTCTTGAGGCCGGCCGCGTCCAGCTGGGCCTTGGCTTCGGTGGCCAGCGAGACTTCCGAACCGGTGGCGATCAGGATCACGTCCGGGGTACCGGCAGCGTCGGCCAGCACGTAACCACCGCGCTCGATCTGGGCGATCTGCTCGGCGTTGCGCGGCTGGTGCGGCAGGTTCTGGCGGCTGAACACCAGGCAGCTCGGGCCGTCCTGGCGGGTGATCGCGGCCTTCCAGCTCACGGCCGACTCGACCGCATCGCACGGGCGCCACACATCGTTGTTCGGGATGTAGCGCAGCGAGGCCAGGTGCTCCACCGGCTGGTGGGTCGGGCCGTCTTCGCCCAGGCCGATCGAATCGTGGGTGTAGACGTGGATGGCGTGGGCCGGGATCAGCGCGCTCATGCGCACACCGTTGCGGGCGTAATCGCTGAACACCAGGAAGGTGGCGTCGAACGGAATGAAGCCACCGTGCAGGGCCAGGCCGTTGGCAATGGCGGTCATGCCGAACTCGCGCACGCCGTAGTACACGTAGTTGGCGTTGGCGTCGTCGCTGGCGACCGACTTGCTGCCCTTCCACAGGGTCAGGTTCGAGTGCGCCAGGTCAGCCGAGCCACCGACGATTTCCGGCAGCAGCGGTGCGTAGGCTTCGATGGCCAGCTGCGAGGCCTTGCGCGAGGCGATCGTCGGGCCTTCAGCGGCGACCTGGGCGATGTAGGCATCGGCCTTGGCAACGAAGTCGGCCGGCAGTTCGCCGTGCGAGCGACGGGTCAGTTCGGCGGCTTCGCCCGGGTACTGGCTGGCGTACTTGTCGAACAGCTGTTCCCACTCGGCCTGGCGCAGGGTGCCGGCGCCATTGGCGCGCCAGCCGTCGTAGATCGCCTGCGGGATCTCGAACGGACCGTATTCCCAGCCCAGCTGCTTGCGGGTGGCTTCCAGTTCGTCCTTGCCCAGCGGGGCACCGTGGCTGGATTCCTTGCCCGCCTTGTTCGGCGAACCAAAACCAATGGTGGTGCGGCAGCAGATCAGGGTCGGCTTGTCGTTCTGCGACAGCGCGGCCTCGATGCCGGCCTTGATGCTTTCCGGGTCATGGCCGTCGACGTCGCGGACCACGTTCCAGCCATAGGCCTCGAAACGCTCCGGGGTGTTGTCGGTGAACCAGCCCTCGACGTTGCCGTCGATGGAGATGTGGTTGTTGTCCCAGAAGCAGACCAGCTTGTGCAGGCCCCAGGTACCGGCCAGCGACGCC
This genomic window from Stenotrophomonas maltophilia contains:
- a CDS encoding acetyl-CoA hydrolase/transferase C-terminal domain-containing protein codes for the protein MTEHLTDLDAAVDWLFARVDGPLRIGAPLALGKPHRLLNALYARVEHDPSRPLQLYTALSLNPPKARGNGLEARFMAPFTQRHFGDDFPRLAYADAIARDALPAHVQVEEFYMQSGALLGSRQAQSSYTSLNYTHAADAVAQRAPQVIVQKVAMRPDDRRLSLSCNNDITQDTLDAMAARGLPRPLLIAEIDPQLPYLGGSATVDVSFFDLVITPPPPYPALFGLPRQPVGDADYAIGLYASTLVRDGGTLQIGIGTLADALSHALVLRHTDNARYRRVLHALDPQLASHPLVKEIGGLDPFEVGLYGCSEMLNEGFRRLVQTGVIKRKVHDDLALMQRIENGSTLSIDHATLAAEGEYLHGAFYLGSPEFYEWLRTLPDDECRAIGMRRISEINQLYGGNETLERLQRRHARFFNSCMMATALGAAVSDALDDGRVVSGVGGQYNFVAMAHALPEARSVLMFRAARDDKGRRESNVRWNYGHTTIPRHLRDIYLNEYGIADLRGLTDEDCVQAMTAITEAPFQGDLLQQAQAARKLLKSTQPDPERLQRNTPQALAAALAPFRADGSLPDYPLGSDFNEIEQVLVKALGWLKANTQTRGDKLRTVWAALRQPAGDGDAVYLQRMGLQAPKDFAERLDARLLRLALARTA
- a CDS encoding NADAR family protein; the protein is MPTKVGTYQGTAARYAVAMNDDSRFLHDLQQREASGEDLRYLCFWGHQPPRSGVSASCFSQWYDAGFEIDGVHYRTAEHYMMAGKARLFGATKLLEKIVASTTPDKAKAFGRQIEGFDEARWTQARYDLVVEGNRAKFAQNPELGAFLRATAGWVLVEASPVDFIWGIGLAKDHADAHNPAQWRGLNLLGFALMDVRDAM
- the tkt gene encoding transketolase → MTQPTRRQLANAIRFLAADAVETAKSGHPGMPMGMADIAEVLWNDYLRHNPSNPHWFNRDRFVLSNGHGSMLQYALLHLSGYDLPIEQLKLFRQLGSHTAGHPERHETPGVETTTGPLGQGFANAVGFALAEKLLAQRFNRPELEVVDHRTWVFMGDGCLMEGVSHEAASLAGTWGLHKLVCFWDNNHISIDGNVEGWFTDNTPERFEAYGWNVVRDVDGHDPESIKAGIEAALSQNDKPTLICCRTTIGFGSPNKAGKESSHGAPLGKDELEATRKQLGWEYGPFEIPQAIYDGWRANGAGTLRQAEWEQLFDKYASQYPGEAAELTRRSHGELPADFVAKADAYIAQVAAEGPTIASRKASQLAIEAYAPLLPEIVGGSADLAHSNLTLWKGSKSVASDDANANYVYYGVREFGMTAIANGLALHGGFIPFDATFLVFSDYARNGVRMSALIPAHAIHVYTHDSIGLGEDGPTHQPVEHLASLRYIPNNDVWRPCDAVESAVSWKAAITRQDGPSCLVFSRQNLPHQPRNAEQIAQIERGGYVLADAAGTPDVILIATGSEVSLATEAKAQLDAAGLKTRVVSMPSTDVFLRQDAAYRESVLPNAVRKRVAVEAGVTGFWRQFVGLDGAVIGIDTFGASAPADQLYKHFGITTAHVVEAAKAL